The Maylandia zebra isolate NMK-2024a linkage group LG4, Mzebra_GT3a, whole genome shotgun sequence genome includes a window with the following:
- the arhgap23a gene encoding rho GTPase-activating protein 23 isoform X14: MLVASDADLTKLSAPMPAAMLPCPAPAGSDWSFQNPVGVDCSSPEPRCIWLAVLRGGTTSEPPTSPPAMPIGHSQSSHQPRAKGRRDGFSSAGDNPRPPMATRPGREGVGMGWKGPRTLVLHKNSQGFGFTLRHFIVYPPESALHTNLKDEENGNGKGFQKGQLEPMDTIFVKNVREKGPAHQAGLCTGDRLVKVNGESILGKTYSQVIALIQNSESVLELSIMPKDEDVLQLVSAYSQDAYLTGNEPYAGGAENLPPPPPLCYPRSKTTSVSGAPLSSPMGQNQLDNWSRWPGSSSPSSPLDNRSAVCSPASWQEGRPGEPGGVGHSSPAHRTEEIQYGMTSQQPQGQIRGRSYSSSSSSGGPLSSPLQVHYPNHHGASSSQAQPRKSSSAWTSPPQPQVSHSRSDRCQQALSDWYYNQQPDRSVRKMQTRHRSYSQDRLSESRRQQQRTGGWPHSASQDTLLLLQQSGPGPQGEPYWSYGDHTATNYTRTRSENLLALYDHHGRSLEMLDRGAAGLVSPRIDRPAWLQQAPKPPPRTDAYHRQGNHFSAAQAPQVSRQSQPTSKHHPQTHTQPQPAPTQSRRLPPGQSVDDLPVGYRSYSPSFYRKTGRILQQAHSFRDPSYSGPHLNWNPVPKTSPPEGTPAPPTASTTTPVASATPESQDRGYRPTNHERERGAVEGQAELVAQTQEVVMRQKPPTGRRNVQGMRHPHYALPLDGLEPSLFSPDPKDSAPAPGSTGDVASGKPNGNLAPLPLEDDSLASIPFIDEPTSPGADLRARHVPASSVVSSGMSSTPAVVNSPASPTFTFPLTRLFSHDCSSIKSSRRSSYVLAISSERSKSCDEGLNTFREDGRSFRRLPKRVKSFFTDGSLDNIGTAEEVRSKRHSTSELGNITYSDVWREGWLHYKQIHTEKGKKVGSAMRPWKRVFSVLRSQSLFLYKDKREAVLRGATIGGSAEDEQPISIQGCLVDIAYSETKRKHALRLTTQDFCEYLLQAEDREDMLNWIKVIGENSKIDNEELGFSRQALINKKLNDYRKQSPAVNKPDSSPKLSRMKPPFLLNKTENAAGAPRSPKPEGKDESSPPKSPWGINIMKKAKKAGPKAFGVRLEECQPGTNNKFVPMIVEICCGLVEEMGLEYTGIYRVPGNNAMVSLLQEQLNKGVDINPAEEKWQDLNVVSSLLKSFFRKLPEPLFTNDKYNDFIDANRMENASDRLKTMKKLIRDLPDHYYHTLKFLVGHLKTVADNSDKNKMEPRNLALVFGPTLVRTSEDNMKDMVTHMPDRYKIVETLIQHCTWFFTDELDKDEKTPVDTEDVQPAPNIDHLLSNIGRTALLGEASAEPVEQPLRFNQQ, encoded by the exons ATGTTGGTGGCGAGCGATGCGGATCTGACCAAACTCAGCGCTCCGATGCCCGCTGCTATGCTCCCGTGTCCTGCGCCAGCCGGGTCTGACTGGAGCTTCCAGAACCCGGTGGGGGTGGACTGCAGCTCCCCTGAACCTCGTTGCATTTGGCTGGCGGTTCTACGTGGAGGCACGACCTCGGAGCCACCCACTTCGCCACCTGCCATGCCTATTGGGCACAGCCAGAGCTCTCATCAGCCCAGG GCTAAGGGGCGGAGGGATGGTTTCTCCTCAGCCGGTGACAACCCTCGGCCGCCCATGGCGACCCGGCCGGGAAGGGAGGGGGTCGGCATGGGCTGGAAGGGTCCCCGGACGCTGGTCCTCCATAAGAACTCCCAGGGTTTCGGTTTCACATTACGCCACTTCATCGTTTATCCTCCAGAATCCGCTTTGCACACTAACCTCAAG GATGAGGAGAACGGTAACGGAAAGG GGTTTCAGAAAGGTCAGTTGGAGCCAATGGACACTATATTTGTGAAGAACGTGAGAGAAAAGGGTCCGGCCCATCAGGCAGGCCTGTGCACAG GGGATCGTCTGGTGAAAGTGAATGGAGAAAGTATTCTAGGAAAGACGTACTCACAGGTGATCGCCCTCATTCAGAACAG TGAGAGCGTGTTGGAGCTCTCCATTATGCCAAAGGATGAAGATGTGCTTCAGTTGGTAAGT GCGTACTCCCAGGATGCCTACCTGACGGGTAATGAACCGTACGCTGGGGGAGCTGAAAACCTTCCGCCGCCACCCCCCCTATGTTACCCACGCTCCAAGACGACGTCGGTTTCTGGAGCTCCCCTCTCATCCCCCATGGGCCAGAACCAGCTGGATAACTGGAGTCGCTGGCCAGGTTCTTCCAGCCCCTCATCACCCTTGGACAACCGATCTGCTGTGTGCAGCCCCGCCAGCTGGCAGGAGGGGCGGCCAGGCGAGCCCGGTGGTGTGGGTCACAGCAGTCCAGCCCACCGCACAGAGGAGATCCAGTACGGTATGACCAGCCAGCAGCCTCAGGGCCAGATTAGGGGACGCTCCTACTCTTCGTCTTCCTCCTCCGGAGGCCCTTTGTCCAGCCCGCTACAAGTTCACTACCCCAACCACCATGGTGCCAGTTCTTCACAGGCTCAGCCACGCAAGTCCAGCTCAGCCTGGACCAGTCCCCCTCAGCCACAGGTCAGCCACAGCCGCAGTGACCGCTGCCAGCAGGCCCTCTCTGACTGGTACTACAACCAGCAGCCGGATCGCTCAGTACGCAAGATGCAGACCCGCCATCGGAGCTACTCACAAGACCGGCTCAGTGAATCAAGGAGGCAGCAGCAGCGTACAGGTGGCTGGCCACACAGCGCCTCCCAGGACACTCTGCTCTTACTTCAGCAGTCAGGACCCGGACCCCAAGGGGAGCCATACTGGTCCTACGGAGACCACACTGCCACTAACTATACTCGAACACGCTCTGAAAATTTGCTCGCCCTCTACGACCACCATGGTCGCTCGTTAGAGATGTTGGACCGAGGAGCAGCTGGACTGGTCTCACCTCGGATTGACAGGCCCGCGTGGCTCCAGCAGGCCCCCAAGCCTCCCCCGAGGACTGACGCTTACCACAGGCAGGGCAACCATTTTAGCGCAGCGCAAGCTCCTCAAGTGTCCCGGCAGTCACAGCCAACCTCTAAACACCACCCACAGACCCACACCCAGCCACAGCCGGCGCCCACTCAGAGCAGGCGGCTTCCTCCTGGACAGAGCGTGGACGACCTGCCGGTGGGCTACCGTAGCTACAGCCCATCTTTTTACCGCAAAACAGGCCGCATCCTGCAGCAGGCTCATTCGTTCAGGGACCCTTCATACTCTGGCCCCCACTTAAACTGGAACCCAGTACCTAAAACCAGCCCTCCAGAGGGGACGCCAGCACCTCCCACTGCCTCCACCACAACTCCAGTTGCCTCCGCCACGCCCGAATCCCAGGACAGAGGGTACAGGCCAACAAACCACGAGAGGGAACGAGGGGCAGTGGAAGGGCAGGCTGAATTGGTGGCACAGACCCAGGAAGTGGTGATGAGGCAGAAACCCCCCACGGGGCGGAGGAATGTCCAGGGTATGCGTCACCCTCACTATGCCCTGCCTTTGGATGGGCTAGAACCCTCTTTGTTTTCTCCTGATCCCAAAGACTCAGCCCCAGCTCCCGGTTCCACAGGAGATGTAGCCTCAGGCAAACCAAATGGAAACCTTGCTCCCCTCCCACTAGAGGATGACTCTCTGGCCTCCATCCCCTTCATAG ACGAGCCAACCAGCCCCGGCGCCGATTTGCGCGCCCGGCACGTGCCGGCGTCCTCCGTTGTCTCCAGCGGCATGAGTTCAACGCCCGCCGTGGTCAACAGCCCCGCATCCCCCACCTTCACCTTCCCCCTCACTAGGCTCTTCTCACACGACTGCA GCAGTATTAAATCCAGTCGCCGTTCCTCCTATGTTCTAGCCATCTCCAGCGAGCGCTCCAAGTCATGTGACGAAGGACTCAACACGTTCAGAGAGGACGGACGATCCTT TAGGAGGCTTCCAAAAAGAGTGAAGAGCTTCTTCACAGATGGG TCTCTGGACAACATCGGGACAGCGGAGGAGGTTCGGTCGAAACGTCACTCCACCTCGGAGCTGGGAAACATCACTTACAGCGATGTATGGCGAGAAGGATGGCTGCACTACAAGCAGATCCACACCGAGAAGGGCAAG AAGGTAGGCAGCGCCATGCGTCCGTGGAAGCGTGTCTTTTCGGTTCTTCGCTCCCAATCGCTGTTCCTCTACAAGGATAAGCGGGAGGCGGTGCTTCGCGGAGCCACAATTGGAGGTTCGGCCGAGGATGAGCAGCCGATCAGCATCCAGGGCTGCCTGGTGGACATCGCGTACAGCGAGACCAAACGAAAGCACGCCCTCCGGCTGACCACCCAGGACTTCTGTGAGTACTTGCTGCAAGCGGAGGACCGGGAGGACATGCTGAATTGGATAAAGGTCATCGGGGAGAACAGCAAGATAGACAACGAG GAGCTCGGCTTTTCCAGGCAGGCCCTCATTAATAAGAAGCTTAATGACTACAGAAAACAAAG TCCAGCTGTCAACAAGCCAGACTCCTCTCCCAAGTTGTCCCGTATGAAGCCTCCCTTCCTGCTCAATAAGACGGAGAACGCTGCTGGAGCGCCACGCTCGCCCAAACCAGAAGGCAAAG ATGAGAGCAGCCCTCCCAAGTCTCCATGGGGAATTAACATCATgaagaaagcaaagaaagctGGGCCCAAAGCTTTCGGTGTGAGGCTGGAGGAATGTCAACCTGGTACAAATAACAAG TTCGTTCCAATGATTGTGGAGATCTGCTGTGGCCTCGTGGAGGAGATGGGTCTGGAATACACCGGCATTTACCGAGTCCCAGGGAATAACGCCATGGTGTCGCTGCTCCAGGAGCAGCTCAACAAGGGCGTGGACATCAACCCTGCAGAGGAG AAGTGGCAGGACCTCAATGTCGTCAGTAGCTTACTCAAATCCTTCTTCAGGAAACTCCCAGAGCCACTCTTCACCAACG ACAAGTACAACGACTTCATCGATGCCAATCGGATGGAAAATGCATCCGACAGACTGAAGACCATGAAGAAGTTG ATCCGCGACCTCCCAGATCATTATTACCACACTCTCAAGTTCCTGGTTGGTCACCTGAAGACTGTAGCCGACAACTCGGATAAAAACAAG ATGGAGCCTCGTAACTTGGCTCTCGTGTTTGGGCCGACGCTGGTTCGGACGTCTGAGGACAACATGAAAGACATGGTCACTCACATGCCCGACCGCTACAAGATCGTAGAAACGCTCATACAACAC TGCACCTGGTTTTTCACTGACGAGCTAGACAAGGATGAGAAG ACACCAGTGGACACGGAGGACGTGCAGCCCGCCCCCAACATCGACCACCTGCTCTCCAACATCGGCAGGACCGCTCTGCTCGGCGAAGCCTCGG ctgaGCCTGTGGAGCAGCCACTGCG